One genomic region from Solwaraspora sp. WMMD792 encodes:
- a CDS encoding DUF3040 domain-containing protein, with amino-acid sequence MLSREDQRRFDQIARHLRTTDPDFVARLGDQAADRRNRAAIIASVLLWAVVPLLALFGGWIAASICTVALTAAGLLALRARRW; translated from the coding sequence ATGCTCAGCAGGGAGGATCAACGCCGGTTCGACCAGATCGCCCGCCATCTGCGGACGACCGATCCGGACTTCGTCGCCCGCCTGGGTGATCAGGCCGCCGACCGGCGGAACCGGGCGGCGATCATCGCCAGTGTGCTGCTCTGGGCGGTGGTGCCGCTGCTCGCCCTGTTCGGCGGCTGGATCGCCGCGTCGATCTGCACGGTGGCACTCACCGCCGCCGGTCTGCTCGCGCTGCGGGCCCGCCGCTGGTAG
- a CDS encoding bifunctional RNase H/acid phosphatase, whose translation MRVVVEADGGARGNPGPAGYGAVVLDADTGTVLAERGEALGVATNNVAEYQGLIAGLRAAAEIGATSVDVRMDSKLVVEQMCGRWQIKNPGLRPLAAQAATLVREFDLVRFSWIPREQNKRADTLANQAMDQAAGKPAKATKAPPAPAASAASVASAAAAAPAASVGSVVEVQPSMFAVAGAGDAPAASWEPPTTATATRLILVRHGETGLNKQSRYSGRGDVPLSEQGAAQATAAAARIAVIRAKVDVIVCSPLSRCVDTARSIAAEVGDPPVRAEADLIECDFGEWEGRTFAEVRERWPAELTAWLASTELSPPGGESFAQVAGRVRRVVRELLTAYRGKTVVVVSHVSPLKIMLRDALGAGDALLHRLYLDPTGISVIDTWPDGGVAVRTVNDTAHLAGIATP comes from the coding sequence ATGCGGGTCGTCGTCGAAGCCGACGGGGGTGCCCGGGGCAACCCCGGGCCCGCCGGGTACGGGGCGGTGGTGCTCGACGCCGACACCGGGACGGTGCTCGCCGAACGGGGCGAGGCGCTCGGCGTCGCCACCAACAACGTCGCCGAGTACCAGGGGCTGATCGCCGGGCTGCGGGCCGCCGCCGAGATCGGCGCCACCTCGGTCGACGTACGGATGGACTCGAAGCTGGTCGTCGAGCAGATGTGCGGCCGGTGGCAGATCAAGAACCCGGGGCTGCGGCCGCTCGCCGCGCAGGCCGCTACACTGGTCCGCGAGTTCGACTTGGTCAGGTTCAGCTGGATCCCCCGGGAGCAGAACAAGCGCGCCGACACCCTGGCCAACCAGGCGATGGACCAGGCCGCCGGCAAACCGGCCAAGGCCACCAAGGCTCCGCCGGCACCTGCTGCGTCTGCGGCGTCGGTCGCGTCGGCTGCCGCTGCGGCCCCGGCGGCCTCTGTCGGATCGGTCGTCGAGGTCCAGCCGTCGATGTTCGCCGTCGCCGGGGCCGGCGACGCCCCGGCCGCCTCCTGGGAGCCGCCGACCACCGCCACCGCCACCCGGCTCATCCTGGTCCGGCACGGCGAGACCGGGCTGAACAAGCAGAGCCGCTACTCCGGGCGCGGCGACGTACCGCTGTCCGAGCAGGGCGCGGCGCAGGCCACCGCCGCCGCCGCGCGGATCGCGGTGATCCGGGCCAAGGTCGACGTCATCGTCTGCTCGCCGCTGTCGCGCTGCGTCGACACGGCGCGGTCGATCGCCGCCGAGGTCGGCGACCCGCCGGTACGCGCCGAAGCCGACCTGATCGAGTGCGACTTCGGCGAATGGGAGGGCCGCACCTTCGCTGAGGTGCGGGAACGCTGGCCGGCCGAGCTGACCGCCTGGCTGGCCTCCACCGAACTGTCCCCGCCGGGCGGGGAGTCGTTCGCCCAGGTCGCCGGCCGGGTCCGCCGGGTGGTGCGGGAACTGCTCACCGCGTACCGGGGAAAGACCGTGGTGGTGGTCTCGCACGTCTCCCCGCTGAAGATCATGCTGCGGGACGCGCTGGGTGCCGGGGACGCGCTGCTGCACCGGCTCTACCTCGACCCGACCGGCATCTCGGTGATCGACACCTGGCCGGACGGCGGCGTGGCGGTACGTACCGTCAACGACACCGCCCACCTCGCCGGCATCGCCACGCCCTGA
- a CDS encoding C4-type zinc ribbon domain-containing protein — protein sequence MKADPQAQRRLLDLQAIDTALAQLAHRRRTLPEHAELDALARELSALEDERVRAQVAVDDLDRDIARLERDVDQVRARKDKDQARLTAGSGPARELEALQHELASLTRRQTELEDAELELMEQRETAQAALDQVTGRIDSARQRRAEVEQTRERNLAEIASEEQFKTSARAPLAGDLPADLVALYDKIRENSGGLAAALLRAGRCGGCRLELSATERGRIKAADPAEVVRCEDCRRIMVRTAESGL from the coding sequence GTGAAGGCAGACCCGCAAGCCCAGCGCCGCCTGCTCGACCTGCAGGCGATCGACACCGCGCTCGCCCAACTCGCCCACCGGCGACGGACCCTGCCCGAGCACGCTGAGCTGGACGCCCTGGCGCGGGAACTGTCGGCGTTGGAAGACGAGCGGGTCCGCGCCCAGGTCGCCGTCGACGACCTGGACCGCGACATCGCCCGGCTGGAACGCGACGTCGACCAGGTCCGCGCCCGCAAGGACAAGGACCAGGCCCGGCTCACCGCCGGCTCCGGCCCGGCCCGGGAGTTGGAGGCGCTGCAGCACGAACTCGCGTCACTGACCCGCCGGCAGACCGAGCTGGAGGACGCCGAACTGGAGCTGATGGAACAGCGGGAGACCGCCCAGGCCGCGCTCGACCAGGTCACCGGACGCATCGACAGCGCCCGGCAACGGCGTGCCGAGGTCGAGCAGACCCGGGAACGCAACCTCGCAGAGATCGCCAGCGAGGAACAGTTCAAGACGTCCGCCCGCGCCCCGCTGGCCGGCGACCTCCCGGCCGACCTGGTCGCCCTCTACGACAAGATCCGGGAAAACTCGGGTGGGCTGGCCGCCGCGCTGCTGCGCGCCGGCCGCTGCGGCGGCTGCCGCCTCGAACTGTCCGCCACCGAACGGGGCCGGATCAAAGCGGCCGACCCGGCCGAGGTGGTTCGCTGCGAGGACTGCCGTCGGATCATGGTACGGACTGCCGAGTCGGGCCTGTGA
- a CDS encoding bifunctional DNA primase/polymerase produces the protein MRWTVQPPFVRLRLRRGALRYARHGWPVTPGAYLHQGRFRCDRPGCPTTGCHPALQHWERDASDQRDRVGSWWRQQPHTVLLTTGQAFDVLDVPARLGLRTLCTLRLRGGAAAPGRGQLRGPVAVTPTGRWMFLVRPGDALRPELADSLDVIQHGPGSWIPAPPTVLPQGPVRWAVDPDEVGWRLPDSYAVQRIIVAARETAAAPPRLPQPRSAPVGPLPGAVPLAVPLAPAAAVFVPRQTSTLRRAL, from the coding sequence ATGCGGTGGACGGTCCAACCGCCTTTCGTCCGTCTGCGGCTACGCCGCGGCGCGCTGCGCTACGCCAGGCACGGCTGGCCGGTGACGCCAGGGGCATACCTGCACCAGGGGCGCTTCCGGTGCGACCGCCCCGGCTGTCCCACCACAGGCTGCCATCCGGCGTTGCAGCACTGGGAACGGGACGCCAGCGATCAGCGCGACCGGGTCGGCTCGTGGTGGCGCCAGCAGCCGCATACCGTCCTGCTGACTACCGGACAGGCGTTCGACGTACTCGACGTGCCGGCCCGGCTCGGCCTGCGGACGCTGTGCACGCTGCGGCTGCGTGGCGGTGCCGCAGCACCCGGCCGGGGCCAGCTGCGCGGGCCGGTCGCGGTCACCCCGACCGGGCGGTGGATGTTCCTGGTACGCCCGGGTGACGCGCTGCGCCCGGAGCTGGCCGATTCGCTGGACGTCATCCAGCACGGCCCGGGTTCCTGGATCCCCGCCCCACCGACGGTACTGCCGCAGGGGCCGGTCCGCTGGGCGGTCGATCCGGACGAGGTCGGCTGGCGGCTACCTGACTCGTACGCCGTACAGCGGATCATCGTCGCCGCCCGGGAAACCGCCGCCGCGCCACCACGGCTGCCGCAGCCCCGCAGCGCGCCGGTCGGGCCGCTGCCGGGCGCCGTACCGCTCGCCGTACCGCTCGCTCCGGCGGCCGCGGTTTTCGTTCCCCGGCAGACGTCCACCCTGCGCCGGGCGTTGTGA
- a CDS encoding type II toxin-antitoxin system VapC family toxin, translated as MSFIVLDTDVASASFLGRLPATFSARLVASSACISFVTLGELTKWTAIRSWGPRRRASLETWRRRILVLGFDERVATTWGQLQAHAQLRGRPRPVNDTWIAACCLVQGLPLATFNTKDFIDFAEYDGLELVDVS; from the coding sequence GTGAGCTTCATCGTCCTCGACACTGATGTTGCCTCTGCCAGTTTCCTGGGTCGGCTGCCGGCTACTTTCAGTGCTCGACTCGTCGCGAGTTCGGCCTGCATCAGCTTCGTGACGCTCGGCGAGCTGACCAAGTGGACCGCTATCCGTAGTTGGGGTCCGCGACGACGCGCGAGCCTGGAGACTTGGCGTCGGCGAATTCTTGTGCTCGGGTTTGACGAACGAGTCGCAACGACCTGGGGCCAACTTCAAGCCCACGCTCAGCTCCGTGGTCGTCCTCGGCCGGTCAACGACACCTGGATCGCCGCTTGCTGCCTGGTGCAAGGTCTTCCGCTCGCCACCTTCAACACGAAGGATTTTATCGACTTCGCCGAGTACGACGGACTCGAACTCGTTGACGTGTCGTAG
- a CDS encoding dienelactone hydrolase family protein produces the protein MHNIQEEHFAVDGVPAVLWTSAGSGADRPPLIVIGHGGGQHKTAPGVLHRAHRFVSSGFAAVCVDVPNHGERPTDERYQDIATEIQSAVSSGGDLAALLADFHALVAEQTVAEWRAVLDHLDAGPVGYWGVSLGCGLGVPFVAAEPRVRAAVLGLGGASAAATLEAAARIAVPVEFLIQWDDERVPREQSLALFDAFGSTEKTLHANPGRHADRLPEYELDSTVRFFTRHLMPH, from the coding sequence ATGCACAACATCCAGGAAGAACACTTCGCCGTCGACGGCGTACCCGCTGTGCTCTGGACCTCAGCCGGCAGCGGAGCCGACCGCCCGCCGCTGATCGTCATCGGCCACGGCGGCGGCCAGCACAAGACCGCTCCCGGCGTCCTGCACCGCGCCCACCGTTTCGTGTCCAGCGGATTCGCGGCCGTCTGCGTGGACGTGCCGAACCACGGCGAGCGCCCGACCGACGAGCGCTACCAGGACATCGCCACCGAGATCCAGTCCGCTGTCAGCTCCGGAGGTGACCTGGCCGCGCTGCTCGCCGACTTCCACGCCCTGGTCGCCGAGCAGACCGTTGCGGAGTGGCGGGCCGTCCTCGACCATCTCGATGCCGGGCCGGTCGGCTACTGGGGAGTCTCGCTGGGCTGCGGGCTCGGCGTACCGTTCGTCGCCGCCGAGCCGCGCGTCCGCGCGGCGGTCCTCGGACTGGGCGGAGCCAGCGCCGCTGCCACGCTGGAGGCTGCGGCACGGATCGCCGTGCCCGTCGAGTTCCTGATCCAGTGGGACGACGAACGGGTGCCCCGGGAGCAGAGCCTGGCCCTGTTCGACGCGTTCGGCTCGACCGAGAAGACGCTGCACGCCAACCCGGGCCGGCACGCCGACCGGCTCCCGGAATACGAACTGGACAGCACGGTCCGGTTCTTCACCCGGCACCTCATGCCGCACTGA
- a CDS encoding SWIM zinc finger family protein, whose product MSSFADFGRPRRVDGGLRARSTRGAIGQSWWSRRFVDVLESFALGTRLTRGRSYARAGQVLALTVAPGVVTAQVQGSRPRPYQARIGLRRYGDTVWRRIEHTLAGQALYSARLLAGDLPPELEQVFVAAGAPLFPAGVDELAMSCSCPDAAVPCKHLAATCYLLAEEFDTDPFQILHWRGRDRATLLRQLRLARGGGDGAPSVDGAPSAGAPSVETAPPSTDSGELPVRSPVGAGPALAGLSEPVATSDAGFWRAPVPLPDREPVLPARADLLLRQLGAPSPAIGGPGLATVLGRAYRRFAEPAPADD is encoded by the coding sequence ATGAGCTCGTTCGCCGATTTCGGCCGGCCCCGGAGGGTCGACGGCGGGCTGCGGGCCCGCAGCACCCGGGGTGCGATCGGTCAGTCCTGGTGGTCGCGCCGCTTCGTCGACGTGCTGGAGTCGTTCGCGCTCGGCACCCGGCTGACCCGGGGCCGCTCCTACGCCCGGGCCGGGCAGGTGCTCGCCCTGACCGTGGCACCTGGCGTGGTGACCGCCCAGGTACAGGGTTCCCGGCCCCGCCCGTACCAGGCACGGATCGGGCTGCGGCGCTACGGCGACACGGTGTGGCGGCGGATCGAGCACACTCTGGCCGGCCAGGCGCTGTACAGTGCCCGGCTGCTCGCCGGCGACCTGCCGCCGGAGCTGGAGCAGGTGTTCGTCGCCGCCGGGGCACCCCTGTTCCCGGCCGGGGTCGACGAGCTGGCGATGAGCTGCAGCTGCCCGGACGCGGCGGTGCCGTGCAAGCATCTGGCCGCCACCTGCTATCTGCTCGCCGAGGAGTTCGACACCGACCCGTTCCAGATCCTGCACTGGCGGGGACGGGACCGGGCCACCCTGCTGCGTCAGCTGCGGCTCGCCCGGGGCGGTGGTGACGGTGCGCCGTCCGTCGACGGTGCGCCCTCCGCCGGTGCGCCCTCCGTCGAGACTGCCCCGCCGTCCACCGACTCCGGTGAGCTGCCGGTGAGGTCCCCGGTCGGTGCCGGCCCGGCGCTGGCCGGCCTGTCCGAACCCGTCGCCACGTCGGACGCCGGATTCTGGCGTGCGCCGGTGCCGCTGCCGGACCGCGAGCCGGTCCTGCCGGCCCGCGCCGACCTGCTGCTGCGCCAGCTCGGCGCGCCGTCACCGGCGATCGGCGGTCCGGGCCTGGCGACGGTGCTGGGCCGGGCCTACCGGCGGTTCGCCGAACCCGCACCGGCCGACGACTGA
- a CDS encoding flavoprotein, giving the protein MTPAGARILYVIACGSPASRHVGRLVTLARQRGWSVCVVVTPDGRKFVDLPALAAQTGHPVRVDYKNPGDPDVLPPADAMIIAPATANTINKWAAGITDTLALGLVVEAQGKGLPIVTLPFTNTALARHPAFQASVARLRDWGVRVLLGDDVLPLRPPGEGDQIIDRIPWHLTLEALDEQLPAGTTHG; this is encoded by the coding sequence GTGACCCCGGCCGGTGCCCGGATTCTCTACGTGATCGCTTGCGGCAGTCCAGCCTCCCGTCATGTCGGGAGGCTGGTCACGCTGGCCCGACAACGCGGCTGGTCGGTCTGCGTGGTGGTCACCCCGGACGGACGCAAGTTCGTCGACCTGCCGGCGCTGGCCGCACAGACCGGCCACCCGGTGCGGGTCGACTACAAGAACCCCGGCGACCCGGATGTGCTACCCCCCGCCGACGCGATGATCATCGCTCCGGCCACCGCCAACACGATCAACAAGTGGGCCGCCGGGATCACCGACACCCTCGCCCTCGGACTGGTCGTCGAAGCACAGGGCAAGGGCCTGCCGATCGTCACACTGCCGTTCACGAACACCGCGCTCGCCCGGCATCCGGCGTTCCAGGCAAGCGTCGCCCGGCTGCGCGACTGGGGGGTGCGGGTGCTGCTCGGTGACGACGTGCTGCCGTTGCGGCCGCCCGGTGAGGGGGACCAGATCATCGACCGGATCCCCTGGCACCTCACCCTCGAGGCCCTCGACGAGCAGTTGCCCGCCGGCACCACCCACGGCTGA
- a CDS encoding sulfite exporter TauE/SafE family protein, whose amino-acid sequence MDLPAFALLVGAGLAAGTVNAAAGGGSLITFPALIAVGLPPVSANVTNAIAVCPGYVASTVGSRDDLPRRRGLWRLVPTAVAGAVLGCVLLLITPPRAFELIVPFLVISAAAVLGFQNQLRRIVGEPKDLPAGREQLSLQAMTFFCAAYGGYFGAALGVMLVAGLALVLDEALNGVVALKNLLSAAVGVTTVAVFAIFGPVDWVAAVTVAPATIVGGYVGARVVRKLPPTVLRFGIVAFGVGIGVLLLARALR is encoded by the coding sequence ATGGATCTTCCCGCGTTCGCGTTGCTGGTCGGGGCCGGGTTGGCGGCCGGCACCGTCAACGCGGCGGCCGGCGGCGGCTCGTTGATCACCTTCCCGGCGTTGATCGCCGTCGGCCTGCCGCCGGTGTCGGCGAACGTCACCAACGCGATCGCGGTCTGCCCCGGCTATGTGGCCAGCACCGTCGGCAGCCGCGACGACCTGCCGCGCCGACGCGGACTGTGGCGCCTCGTCCCGACCGCCGTCGCCGGGGCGGTCCTCGGCTGCGTCCTGCTGCTGATCACCCCGCCCCGGGCCTTCGAGCTGATCGTGCCGTTCCTGGTGATCAGCGCGGCGGCGGTGCTCGGCTTCCAGAACCAGCTGCGGCGTATCGTCGGGGAGCCCAAGGATCTGCCAGCCGGGCGTGAACAGCTGTCACTGCAGGCGATGACCTTTTTCTGCGCCGCGTACGGCGGATATTTCGGTGCCGCGCTCGGGGTGATGCTGGTCGCCGGCCTGGCCCTGGTGCTCGACGAGGCGCTCAACGGCGTCGTCGCGTTGAAGAACCTGCTGTCGGCGGCGGTCGGGGTGACCACCGTCGCCGTGTTCGCCATCTTCGGCCCGGTCGACTGGGTCGCGGCGGTGACAGTCGCCCCGGCCACCATCGTCGGCGGCTACGTCGGCGCGCGGGTGGTGCGCAAGCTGCCGCCGACCGTGCTGCGCTTCGGCATAGTCGCCTTCGGCGTCGGTATCGGCGTCCTGCTGCTGGCCCGCGCCCTACGCTGA
- a CDS encoding helix-turn-helix domain-containing protein yields MEELPIGRRVAYWRGRRKMSQQVFADRLGKSKSWVDKVERGVRRLDKFSVIHEIADVLQLDAQLLLGKDPERRPESVTCIDQVEVEEIRAALERYDSISTFFRPTNSLPPLAEMHKATNHAWLTFQHAKYGVLARALPRLLRDAQAADAHYTGDDDDAQQAASLLGQLYQIASSTLRKLGEYDLAWLAADRSIAVSHRAGDRLLTGVATCRVGNALLALGRSRAALEVNVNIANRLAPADSRSSTPEQLSVYGLLLLQGAMAAARLGDSATVRDLVNGADDAARALGENRNHYWTCFGPTNVQLHRAAAAVELGEGRAAVETHQAIMEDPGFSALLPERRAHHLLDIARGYAQSGELEKATEMLLEGDRLAPAEIRCRPVAHAVMSDVLRRTRGTPSAPVAELAEQMGVGV; encoded by the coding sequence GTGGAAGAGTTACCCATCGGTCGACGGGTCGCCTACTGGCGTGGCCGACGCAAGATGTCCCAACAGGTGTTCGCCGACCGGCTCGGCAAATCCAAGAGTTGGGTGGACAAGGTCGAACGGGGGGTGCGCCGACTGGACAAGTTTTCGGTGATCCACGAGATCGCCGACGTGCTACAGCTCGACGCGCAACTGCTGCTCGGCAAGGACCCGGAGCGGCGGCCGGAGAGCGTCACCTGCATAGACCAGGTGGAGGTGGAGGAGATTCGGGCCGCACTGGAACGCTACGACTCGATCAGTACGTTCTTCCGACCCACGAACAGCCTGCCGCCGCTCGCCGAGATGCACAAGGCGACCAACCACGCCTGGCTGACCTTCCAGCACGCCAAGTACGGGGTGCTGGCCCGGGCACTGCCCCGGCTGCTGCGTGACGCGCAGGCCGCCGACGCCCACTACACCGGTGACGACGACGACGCGCAGCAGGCGGCGAGTCTGCTCGGCCAGCTCTACCAGATCGCCTCGTCCACCCTGCGCAAGCTCGGTGAGTACGATCTCGCCTGGCTGGCCGCCGACCGGTCGATCGCGGTGTCGCACCGGGCCGGCGACCGGCTGCTGACCGGGGTGGCGACCTGTCGGGTCGGCAACGCGCTGCTGGCCCTCGGCCGGTCCCGTGCGGCCCTCGAAGTGAACGTGAACATCGCCAACCGGCTGGCCCCGGCGGACAGTCGCAGCAGCACTCCGGAGCAGCTGTCCGTCTACGGCCTGCTGCTACTGCAGGGTGCGATGGCCGCCGCCCGGCTGGGCGACAGCGCCACCGTCCGGGACCTGGTCAACGGCGCCGACGATGCGGCGCGGGCGCTTGGCGAGAACCGCAACCATTACTGGACCTGCTTCGGCCCGACCAACGTGCAACTGCACCGGGCGGCGGCCGCCGTCGAGCTCGGTGAGGGCCGGGCGGCGGTCGAGACCCACCAGGCGATCATGGAAGATCCGGGATTCAGCGCCCTGCTGCCGGAACGGCGGGCGCACCATCTGCTCGACATCGCCCGCGGCTACGCTCAGTCCGGCGAGCTGGAGAAGGCCACCGAGATGCTGCTGGAGGGCGACCGGCTCGCCCCGGCGGAGATCCGTTGCCGACCGGTGGCCCACGCCGTCATGTCCGACGTGCTGCGCCGCACCCGGGGTACGCCGTCGGCGCCGGTCGCCGAACTCGCCGAACAGATGGGGGTCGGCGTGTGA
- a CDS encoding Nif3-like dinuclear metal center hexameric protein, which produces MDTTAASPVRVADVAAAVERRYPPAWAEQWDRVGLVLGEPDALVRHVWCVVDCVPETVAEAVGAGADMIIAHHPLLLRGVSSVAPTTYKGRIVHDLIRAGVALYVAHTNADVARPGVSDALADRLGLTDLRPLVPAAPGSPAAAVAGQGAGRIGTLRQPLTLAALTRHAAEVLPATAWGVRAAGDPGRLVTTVAVCGGAGDAYLAAATAAGVDAFLTADLRHHPVSEQIASGGPTLLDAAHWATERPWLDDLAAYLTGELGVDATVSDLDTDPWTLHTPSAGRPRVATSATPTRSAPAASIHEEPHP; this is translated from the coding sequence GTGGACACAACTGCAGCATCACCGGTACGGGTCGCCGACGTGGCCGCCGCCGTCGAGCGGCGCTACCCGCCGGCCTGGGCTGAGCAGTGGGACCGTGTCGGCCTGGTCCTCGGCGAACCGGATGCCCTGGTACGGCACGTGTGGTGCGTCGTCGACTGCGTACCGGAAACCGTCGCCGAGGCGGTCGGCGCCGGCGCCGACATGATCATCGCCCACCACCCGCTGCTGCTGCGCGGCGTCTCCTCGGTCGCCCCCACCACGTACAAGGGGCGGATCGTCCACGACCTGATCCGGGCCGGCGTCGCGCTGTACGTCGCGCACACCAACGCCGACGTGGCCCGACCCGGGGTCTCCGACGCACTCGCCGACCGGCTCGGCCTGACCGACCTGCGGCCCCTGGTGCCGGCGGCACCCGGCAGCCCGGCCGCCGCCGTCGCCGGCCAGGGCGCCGGCCGGATCGGCACGCTGCGCCAGCCGCTCACCCTCGCCGCGCTCACCCGGCACGCCGCGGAGGTGCTGCCGGCCACCGCCTGGGGGGTGCGGGCCGCCGGCGACCCGGGACGCCTCGTCACCACGGTGGCGGTCTGCGGCGGTGCCGGTGACGCCTACCTGGCCGCCGCGACCGCCGCCGGAGTTGACGCCTTCCTGACCGCCGACCTGCGCCATCACCCGGTCAGCGAACAGATCGCCAGCGGCGGCCCGACGCTGCTCGACGCCGCCCACTGGGCCACCGAACGCCCCTGGCTGGACGACCTCGCCGCGTACCTCACCGGCGAACTCGGGGTCGACGCCACCGTCTCCGACCTCGACACCGACCCGTGGACGCTGCACACACCGTCCGCCGGCCGCCCCCGCGTGGCAACCAGCGCCACCCCCACCCGTTCCGCGCCCGCCGCATCCATCCATGAGGAGCCCCATCCGTGA
- a CDS encoding NUDIX hydrolase: protein MTASANDYTATLPRKRMGSGVLFRDHIGRILIVEPTYKDYWELPGGVVEADESPYDASVRELTEELGLTVAPGRLLVVDWVPPRSGRAEGVMFVYDGGVLDTARTDAIRLPPQELRSWAWSTLAQAQQRLSPLLARRATAAAEAVEDGGTRYLEDGNRIC, encoded by the coding sequence ATGACTGCATCGGCGAACGACTACACCGCGACGTTGCCGCGCAAGCGGATGGGTTCGGGGGTGCTCTTCCGGGACCACATCGGACGGATCCTGATCGTCGAGCCTACGTACAAGGATTACTGGGAGCTGCCGGGCGGGGTGGTGGAGGCCGACGAGTCGCCGTACGACGCGTCGGTCCGCGAGCTGACGGAAGAACTCGGCCTGACCGTTGCTCCGGGCCGGCTGCTGGTCGTGGACTGGGTGCCGCCGCGCTCCGGTCGCGCCGAAGGCGTCATGTTCGTCTACGACGGCGGGGTCCTGGACACCGCGCGGACCGACGCGATCCGGCTGCCGCCGCAGGAGTTGCGCAGCTGGGCGTGGTCGACCCTGGCTCAGGCGCAGCAGCGGTTGTCACCGCTGCTGGCCCGGCGGGCCACCGCCGCCGCCGAGGCAGTCGAGGACGGCGGGACTCGCTATCTCGAGGACGGCAACCGGATCTGCTGA
- a CDS encoding histidine phosphatase family protein, with product MARTLLYLVRHGEQDSDETGSDPGLSELGRRQARRLGQRLRAVPFDAVHHGPAARAAQTAEEIAAFLPGIAVHECRFAADVTPVPAPGRADQAVPQRYADFVDAVPEQERDPGAVRAQAAVNHWGRVGDVDRHELVVTHNFVIGWAVRHALDAPYWRWLGLNQFNCGLTIVQWRSDAPPTLVSFNDIGHLPPGERGQPPMELLT from the coding sequence ATGGCGCGGACGCTGTTGTACCTGGTCCGGCACGGCGAGCAGGACAGCGACGAGACCGGGTCCGACCCAGGCCTGTCGGAGCTCGGCCGGCGCCAGGCGCGCCGGCTCGGTCAGCGTCTGCGTGCTGTGCCGTTCGACGCCGTCCACCACGGTCCGGCGGCGCGGGCCGCGCAGACCGCCGAGGAGATCGCGGCTTTCCTGCCCGGGATCGCGGTGCACGAGTGTCGGTTCGCCGCCGACGTGACGCCGGTGCCGGCTCCCGGGCGCGCCGACCAGGCGGTGCCGCAGCGGTATGCCGATTTCGTCGACGCGGTCCCGGAACAGGAGCGCGACCCCGGCGCGGTACGGGCACAGGCAGCGGTGAACCACTGGGGGCGGGTCGGCGACGTCGACCGGCACGAACTGGTGGTGACGCACAACTTCGTGATCGGCTGGGCGGTCCGGCACGCGCTGGACGCGCCGTACTGGCGGTGGCTCGGGCTGAACCAGTTCAACTGCGGGTTGACGATCGTGCAGTGGCGCAGCGATGCTCCGCCGACCCTGGTGAGCTTCAACGACATCGGCCACCTGCCGCCGGGCGAGCGGGGCCAGCCACCGATGGAGTTGCTGACCTGA